gtgaatttctcttgagtgcacacttgGGTTGGACCAgagtttaataggaaaaatctcacttaatgactatgtatgttgatttagtttaaCTGGTCAGTCAGTTAAGTTCAATCTTcgaaccacacaacccagtcatgggggtaaacataacTTACAACTAATaaaaacatgacttacggctaacagaCATAAAAGTGATTTTTACAAtatctgtatatacatatttaattacgtgtacagaattattgatgatttgaagaaaaaatatatttttatatgaacatgaccatttttgtgcctaaatgatgatctaaaggaaacatgcaaggaaatatatatatatatatatatatatatatgtatataattaaatattataattacagttttaaagttaaaagtttaatttaattattacAGTATATAGTTATAAGATTTTACTGCTGttgttgatggtaaaagttttatgtaaaaatttttaaatttacatttattttaaaagtagaTTTGAAGTtaaagtattaaatattattttacgacattataatattatgaaagttCATTTTGACCACAAACTAATAATAaacttatttacttattgagcgtcgtctcaccctaatcattattttacatttcagataattttgaAGAGTATACTAGAGATTTGGCGTAACAAGTGAATGAGCAGAAATAGAAAAAGtaaagtagaataaaaatttattataatatgaataaaaattttgtataatacaatttagaatatgtttgtgtttAAGAATTTTAAGCATCACAACTTTCTACCATGTTGAAAAACCACATTTTGGTTATCAATCCAGTATCGTGATGATCCCAAATCTTcatgcaaactcctccaaaatagtgatgtaaattgtgggtctcggtctgaaattatagatactggcacaccatgagatcgaactatctcttgaatgtataaTTCTGCCAGTATGTTCATAgaataactaactttaataggAAGAAAGTGGGATGTCTTCGTCAgccggtctacaatcacccaaatggcgttTGGACCATGCAGTGGTGgcggtaaccctgtaacaaaatccatcgatatatgtaggggtggcaaaacgagtGGGCGGGCCGGGTCCGATCGGGTCACCAACGGGTCAGCTCATAAACGGGTTGATATTAAATGGGTTACACACATACCAACCCTAActcgcccatttaataaacgggcggatAACGGGTTACtcgttttaaaaatataatttatttattttaaaatttttcaaaaaaatccaTATAAAATAACTTTTACAAAAAATATACTACATTAAATTTAGGATTGTTGAAGCTGGAGCGGTGGAGCCTGGAGGTATGGATTGGAGGCTGGAGGAATGGCTTGATCCAGGTCCGTAAGTGGATCGTTCGCAGCACCGAAACCGCGGCACGTTGCAGCACACCAGAGGAGAGccggagaggagaggattgagagagtGAGAACTGAGAGGAGAGCCGGATaggagaggattgagagagtgagagctgagaggagAGCTGCGGGCTGCGGCGTAGCAGTGCACCAAAGgtccagaggagaggagaggagaggattaaGAGAGTCAGAGCTGAGAGCCTGAGAGGAGACTGGAGAGTAGAGGTCGGCGTCGTGGGTTAGGGAAAGgtccagaggagaggagagaagaggaTTGAGAGAGTCGGAGCTGAGAGCCTGAGAGGAGAGCAGCGGTCGGCATTGCGGGTTAGGGACTTAGGGCTTTTTTTGTGTGGTCGTGTGGGTGGCTGGGTGGAGACTGGAATCACTTCTAAAGAGGGAAGGCTGAACTGAAATTTATATATCTAAAGGATCCAAATTAACGGGTCACTCGGtgggtgacccgcccaaacccggttGAACcagtttataaacgggtcaacccatgacccgcccaattattaaatgggttgaCTTCTTTAAACCCGAACCCGTTTTAAATGGACGGGTCCGGATAACCCGATGGGTCATGACCCGTTTTGCTAGGCCTAGATATATGGTCACATTTCCACTCGAGGATGTGGAGTGACTGTAGCTATCTTGCCGGCCTTTAGTGCTTAGCCTTCACCTACTGGaacgtcaaacactactgcacaaattcagctatctccttcttcatattgctccactaaAAAGATTCCTGaaggtcccgatacattttagtgcttccaggatgcactgtataaagggatctGTGCGCCTCTTCTAGGATAGCCCTCCTAATATTAGAATATGCAAGAACGCACAATTTGGTACGGAATCGTATAGCTCCATCATTTGATATAATGAACTCCTCCCCCTCACCGTCATGCACATTatctatcagctctaccaattTTGCGTCATTTCtctaagtagctttaatcctctcctgtagggTAGGCTTTAATATTAAGCTTGTGATGAATGTCCGAGAATCACCCTTTATTAGCTCCACACCGAACCTCTTTAGATCCATTTGAATCGGATACTGAACTTCTACCGCTGACAATGCTACacccactgattttcggctcagtgcattagccaccacatttgcttttcctgggtggtagctaatagtacaatcataatatttaatgagttgtagtcatcttctttgcctcatattcaattctttttgagtgaagaaatatttcaaacttttatagttagtgaagatctcatatctcccaccataaagataatgcctctatATTTTTAGAGCGTACACCAatgcagctaattctaaatcatgtaccGGGTAGTTCTTTTATACTCTTTAAGCTaccgagaagcgtaagcaataaccTTACCATgatgcatcaatacgcacccaagtcccttctgagatgcgtcactatatgtaacaaatccaccctctcctgATAGAATAAATAATATTGGTCTAGTGACCAGCCGCAACTTTAATTcatggaaactctgctcacactcgtcgGTTCATTTgaatctcacatttttcctcatgagtcatgtcaatggacctgataatTTGGAAAATCCATCCACATAACAACGGTAGTATCCTGCCAAAGCTAGGAAACTCTTGACCTCCTGAACGTTCCCCGATCTCACCCAACTTACCACTGTTTCTATCTTTCTTGGGTCTACTAATATACCGTTCCCCAAAATTACATACCCGAGAAAagtttcttaaatttagcaaatagTTTCTTTTCCCTCAATATTTGTAATACCAGTctcagatgattctcatgctcctcaaaatttcttgagtagaccagtatatcatcaataaataccacaaaaaattggtctaagtattgatggaacacctgattcgttaaatccataaacactgctcGTGCATTAATTAACTCGAAtgacattaccaagaactcgtagtacccatatctggttcgaaaagctgtcttcgaaacgtcctttgctttaactttcacttgaaGATATCCTTACtgaaggtcaattttggaatagACCTGGgttccctggagctgatcaaataaatcatcaattcagggaagtggatatttattcttgactgttattttatttatctctgtataatcaacacacatcctcatagtcccgtattTCTTCCTCATGAACAGGATTGGTACTCCCCATGGCAACACGCTAGGCttgatgaatcctttatccaacaacttcTGCAACTGATATTTCAATTCCTTCGGTTCAACAAGAGCCATTCTATAGGGTGCCTTAGATATTGGTGCTGATCCTGGTAGTAAATCCACAACAAATTCTATTTCTTGATTTGGTTGTAAACTAGGTAATTCCTTCGgaaaaacatatagaaattctctgactactggaatatcagtctgtttcaattcttcttttagCTTCTCCTTTATATACgcaacatacccctgacaaccaccctgaagcagcctCCTCTCCTGACTAGCCGATACTAATTGTGGTGAGGCATGCACATGTGATCCCatgaatctgaattcttgctcaccccGAGGTTTGAAgattacttcttttttatggcagtCAATGCTGGTGTAGTTAGCTACCAatcagtccatacccaatatcaaaTCAAACCCCTGCATACCTAATACTACcaggtcagctggtaacacttttTCTTGAATACTTATTGGATAATTTTTAAGTACtctcctacacctcactactgacctagTTGGCGTGACAACTAACAATTCATTATCTAACAACTGCGCCTCCACCCCAGCTATTTTATCATATCCTaacgatacaaaggaatggggCGCACCcgagtcaaacaaaacaacaactttatatggtaaagcagtaagtgTACCTGTAACAACGTCTCTGGCAGTCTCGGTGTCTCCCATTATTAGTGCATAAACCCTTGTCGGAGTTGTGTTCTTCTACTagcctccacggggtgcctaTTAACCACCCCAGAATGGTCTGTGAGCTAGTATGTGGGTCGACAGTCCCCGACATGATCATGCCGTATGGCTAAATCTCCCACACCAATAGCAGATGTTCTCTCCCACTCTACATGCTCCTGGATGCCTCCGGCCACATCTAGGGCAGATAGGATAAGTCTGCCCACCCTGAGAACCACTATGTCTCGTCATCTGCCTCTAGCCTCCTTCGTACTGATCTCCTCTCCATAAGCCTTGACTGGAACCCGCTTGAAACCtggaggcgtaggcctcttcccctagctcggtactcccacatctttctgttcactctcctctgctactgtgGCTCTATCAACTAGCTTGGAGAAATATTGCATCTTTAGGACTACCACTTGCTTATATATTTATCgcttcaagcccctctcaaacatcctcgccttcttaacttcatctggaaCGACATAGGGGACAAAGCGTGACACCTCAATGAACTTtgctgcatactgctgaactCTAAGATTTTCCTGGGACAAATTCAGAAACTCCACTACCTTAGCCTCTCCGACAGTTGCAAGAAAATATTTGTCCAAGAATACCTCCCTGAACCGGCTCCAAGTCATAGCCACTGGTATGGGCCTCTGCACCTCCAATAATCTTgtagccatccaccatctctcggcctcgcCTGTCAACTTGtatgtggcatagaggaccctcatTTCATTGATGTAGTGGAGCACCGTTAGTATTTTATTAATCTTTTGCATCCAGTTCTTTACAATTGCGGGGTCAGTTTCTCTtgaaaatgctagaggattcatcttcgtgaacttttcTATCGTACACCCCTGAACAACGGACGGGCTTCCCTGCTCCatggagctccgtgcaatctcagccatatcctactgagctacactgcgtaatacaacatctgaatccccgcctcctATACCAAAAGGCCCTACTCCATCATTACCattagcgtgagcactactaccctcaaggtccatcctgcaataacaccAAATTATTCTGAAAATCCGAACCACACAATGccattcttacattaatctaactaagatacCCTCATACCTCCTATTACTAATTTTAAGGTCTGGTCCTACTATATGGAAAGAGAAactgatgatagtttactatggttttcctaaaatcgtcaccccaggaaaatcacataaaTAACCCTGAAGTTCCTGCTTCcaaaccacagaacaaaacccCAAATTGTCATCCT
The Malania oleifera isolate guangnan ecotype guangnan chromosome 13, ASM2987363v1, whole genome shotgun sequence DNA segment above includes these coding regions:
- the LOC131145790 gene encoding uncharacterized protein LOC131145790, which produces MAEIARSSMEQGSPSVVQGCTIEKFTKMNPLAFSRETDPAIVKNWMQKINKILTVLHYINEMRVLYATYKLTGEAERWWMATRLLEVQRPIPVAMTWSRFREVFLDKYFLATVGEAKVVEFLNLSQENLRVQQYAAKFIEVSRFVPYVVPDEVKKARMFERGLKR